In Oncorhynchus masou masou isolate Uvic2021 chromosome 10, UVic_Omas_1.1, whole genome shotgun sequence, a single genomic region encodes these proteins:
- the LOC135546900 gene encoding dynein heavy chain-like has product MLFNVIQYSTLHVIQYSTLHVIQYSTLHVIQYSTLHVIQYSTLHVIQYSTLHVIQYSTLHVIQYSSTLHVIQYSTLHVIQYSTLHVIQYSTLHVIQYSTLHVIQYSTLHVIQYSTLHVIQYSTLHVIQYSTLHVIQYSTLHVIQYSTLHVIQYSTLHVIQYSTLHVIQYSTLHVIQYSTLHVIQYSTLHVIQYSTLHVIQYSTLHVIQYSTLHVIQYSTLHVIQYSTLHVIQYSTLHVIQYSINVIQYSTLHVIQYSTLHVIQ; this is encoded by the exons atgttattca atgttattcagtacagtaccctccatgttattcagtacagtaccctccatgttattcagtacagtaccctccatgttattcagtacagtaccctccatgttattcagtacagcaccctccatgttattcagtacagtaccctccatgttattcagtacagcaccctccatgttattcagtacagcagtaccctccatgttattcagtacagcaccctccatgttattcagtacagcaccctccatgttattcagtacagcaccctccatgttattcagtacagcaccctccatgttattcagtacagcaccctccatgttattcagtacagcaccctccatgttattcagtacagcaccctccatgttattcagtacagcaccctccatgttattcagtacagtaccctccatgttattcagtacagcaccctccatgttattcagtacagcaccctccatgttattcagtacagcaccctccatgttattcagtacagtaccctccatgttattcagtacagtaccctccatgttattcagtacagtaccctccatgttattcagtacagtaccctccatgttattcagtacagcaccctccatgttattcagtacagcaccctccatgttattcagtacagcaccctccatgttattcagtacagcaccctccatgttattcagtacagcaccctccatgttattcagtacagtatcaatgttattcagtacagcaccctccatgttattcagtacagtaccctccatgttattcagtaa